A genomic stretch from Canis lupus baileyi chromosome 3, mCanLup2.hap1, whole genome shotgun sequence includes:
- the SCN3B gene encoding sodium channel regulatory subunit beta-3 isoform X1: MPAFNRLFPLASLVLIFWVNVCFPVCVEVPSETEAVQGNPMKLRCISCMKREEVEATTVVEWFYRPEGGKDFLIYEYRNGQQEVESPFQGRLQWNGSKDLQDVSITVLNVTLNDSGLYTCNVSREFAFEAHRPFVKTTRLIPLRVTEEAGEDFTSVVSEIMMYILLVFLTLWLLIEMIYCYRKVSKAEEAAQENASDYLAIPSENKESSAVPVEE, translated from the exons TCAATGTCTGCTTCCCTGTGTGTGTGGAAGTGCCCTCGGAGACGGAGGCCGTTCAGGGCAACCCCATGAAGCTGCGCTGCATCTCCTGCATgaagagggaggaggtggaggccaCCACCGTGGTGGAATGGTTCTACAGGCCCGAGGGCGGTAAAGATTTCCTT ATCTATGAGTATCGAAACGGCCAGCAGGAGGTAGAGAGCCCCTTCCAGGGACGCCTGCAGTGGAACGGGAGCAAGGACTTGCAGGATGTCTCCATCACTGTGCTCAACGTCACCCTGAATGACTCTGGCCTCTACACCTGCAACGTGTCCCGGGAGTTTGCTTTTGAAGCACATCGCCCCTTTGTGAAGACCACACGGCTGATCCCCCTCCGAGTCACTGAGGAGG CTGGAGAGGACTTCACCTCTGTGGTCTCAGAGATCATGATGTACATCCTGCTGGTCTTCCTCACCTTGTGGCTGCTCATTGAGATGATATATTGCTACAGGAAGGTCTCAAAGGCTGAAGAGGCGGCCCAAGAAAATGC GTCTGACTATCTTGCCATCCCGTCAGAGAACAAAGAGAGCTCCGCGGTCCCCGTGGAGGAGTAA